The Vitis riparia cultivar Riparia Gloire de Montpellier isolate 1030 chromosome 10, EGFV_Vit.rip_1.0, whole genome shotgun sequence genome includes a region encoding these proteins:
- the LOC117924316 gene encoding F-box protein SKIP19-like gives MDPPTPDSTSREEEEEERNWQELPRDVTSMILSKLNAVEILSSAQFVCSFWRKLCREPMMWRNIDMHNLGDLCDLGYDLEEMARHAVDRSGGQLLSICIEDFATDNLLNYIIDRSSHIRHLRLVSCYGISDDGLSEGIKRLPLLVEIDLCYCSFSKEVLEAIGQCCPRLKSFRLNCQGFRHPHIECDEEALAIAQNMPGLKSLQLFGNKLTNDGLLAILDGCCHLESLDLRQCFNVNLGGNLAKRCAEQIKILRYPNDSTDDYEFDAEIHDDASFDEEYPSGISDLDLLSDGDYYDFSDGSDFSEYDPSDYDPYEPHHFYD, from the exons ATGGATCCCCCAACTCCAGATTCAACCTCCagagaagaggaagaggaagagagaaatTGGCAGGAATTGCCCCGAGATGTGACGTCAATGATACTCTCCAAGCTCAATGCCGTGGAAATCTTATCTAGTGCCCAGTTCGTCTGTTCTTTCTGGCGTAAACTGTGCAGAGAACCTATGATGTGGCGAAACATAGATATGCACAATCTGGGTGATCTTTGCGACTTGGGATACGATCTCGAGGAAATGGCAAGGCACGCTGTTGATCGAAGCGGTGGTCAGCTGCTCAGCATCTGTATCGAAGACTTCGCTACTGATAATCTTCTCAATTATATCATTGATAG ATCCAGTCATATCAGACATCTTAGACTTGTATCTTGCTATGGCATTTCAGATGATGGACTGAGTGAAGGGATTAAAAGGCTTCCATTATTAGTTGAGATTGACCTTTGCTATTGCTCATTCTCAAAAGAGGTCCTGGAAGCTATTGGGCAGTGTTGCCCGCGGCTGAAGTCATTCAGATTGAACTGCCAGGGCTTCAGACACCCACACATAGAGTGTGATGAGGAGGCCCTAGCCATTGCACAAAACATGCCCGGATTGAAAAGCCTTCAGCTGTTTGGGAATAAGCTGACAAACGATGGTTTGCTGGCTATTCTTGATGGCTGTTGTCATCTTGAATCCCTTGACCTGCGTCAATGTTTCAATGTAAATTTGGGAGGGAATTTGGCGAAAAGATGTGCTGAACAGATAAAAATTTTGCGATATCCCAATGACTCCACTGATGACTACGAGTTTGATGCTGAAATTCATGATGATGCTTCTTTTGATGAAGAATACCCATCTGGGATTTCTGACCTTGATTTATTGTCTGATGGTGACTACTATGACTTCTCTGATGGCAGCGATTTCTCTGAATATGATCCCTCTGATTATGATCCATATGAGCCAcatcatttttatgattaa